In the genome of Raphanus sativus cultivar WK10039 chromosome 4, ASM80110v3, whole genome shotgun sequence, one region contains:
- the LOC130511858 gene encoding alkaline ceramidase has protein sequence MADGISSFWGPVTSTIECCEKNYAYSSYIAEFYNTISNVPGILLALIGLVNALRQRFEKRFSILHISNMILAIGSMLYHATLQHVQQQSDETPMVWEILLYMYILYSPDWHYRSTMPTFLFLYGAAFAAVHAFLRFGIGFKVHYVVLCLLCIPRMYKYYIHTEDTAAKRIAKWYVATILVGSVCWFCDRVFCERISQWPVNPQGHALWHVFMSFNSYCANTFLMFCRAQQRGWNPKVKYFLGVLPYVKIEKPKTQ, from the exons ATGGCAGATGGGATATCGAGCTTCTGGGGTCCGGTGACTTCCACCATAGAGTGTTGTGAGAAGAACTACGCCTACTCCTCTTACATTGCAGAGTTCTACAACACCATCTCCAACGTCCCTGGGATCCTCTTGGCTCTCATCGGTCTCGTCAACGCCTTAAGGCAACGGTTCGAGAAGAGGTTCAGCATCCTCCACATTTCCAACATGATCCTCGCTATCGGCAGCATGCTCTACCATGCCACTTTGCAGCACGT GCAACAGCAGAGCGATGAGACGCCGATGGTGTGGGAGATACTTCTCTACATGTACATCCTTTACTCGCCGGACTGGCATTACAGAAGCACCATGCCCACTTTTCTCTTCCTCTACGGTGCTGCTTTCGCTGCTGTCCACGCTTTCCTCAGGTTTGGGATCGGTTTCAAGGTCCACTACGTGGTCCTTTGCCTTCTCTGCATCCCTCGGATGTACAAGTACTACATTCACACCGAGGATACCGCGGCTAAAAGGATTGCCAAGTGGTATGTCGCCACGATTCTTGTGGGGAGTGTTTGCTGGTTCTGTGACCGTGTTTTCTGCGAGAGGATATCTCAGTGGCCTGTGAACCCTCAGGGGCATGCCCTGTGGCATGTGTTCATGAGTTTCAACTCCTACTGTGCCAACACGTTCTTGATGTTCTGTCGAGCTCAGCAGCGTGGATGGAATCCGAAGGTGAAGTACTTTCTGGGAGTTCTTCCTTACGTCAAGATCGAGAAGCCAAAAACTCAATGA
- the LOC130511077 gene encoding uncharacterized protein LOC130511077: MVALPNTAEYEEDFLTSARLIASQRQDHWNNFSYRRISRSIGWISQQVWRSDTIPIVTNKTKRVNLFNSAEQREIKRARAMRTIPNLSLVVAKKVGSAKKSQPDTAGSPNLGDPSATESDAEAQLVRKTNKKRQREEEGAAVEETNVGAPLPRAFWVRGEKEEGKGRFSRDPILPAGSRDEDLPAVSPKAKKKDKGRKRKKKAAEMVPRGSSEELNDEEEVMPPVPGIAGPGA, from the exons ATGG TTGCTCTTCCGAACACCGCAGAGTACGAGGAGGACTTTTTGACGAGCGCGCGTCTGATCGCATCGCAGAGACAGGACCATTGGAATAATTTTTCCTACCGGAGGATTAGTCGATCGATCGGGTGGATTAGTCAGC AGGTTTGGCGTTCGGACACGATCCCCATTGTCACGAATAAGACGAAGAGGGTCAATTTGTTCAATTCGGCCGAGCAGAGGGAGATAAAACGAGCAAGAGCGATGAGGACTATTCCAAATTTGAGTTTGGTGGTTGCGAAGAAAGTCGGCTCCGCAAAGAAATCTCAGCCCGATACCGCGGGCTCGCCTAATTTAGGAGATCCGAGCGCGACCGAGTCGGACGCTGAGGCTCAGTTGGTTAGAAAGACCAACAAGAAGAGACAGCGCGAAGAGGAGGGCGCGGCTGTCGAGGAAACGAACGTTGGGGCTCCTCTCCCAAGGGCATTCTGGGTCAGAGGGGAGAAGGAAGAAGGCAAGGGGCGATTCTCCCGCGATCCGATCCTC CCTGCGGGCAGCCGCGACGAAGATCTTCCGGCGGTCTCTCCAAAGGCCAAGAAGAAGGACAAggggaggaagaggaagaagaaagccGCCGAAATGGTTCCTCGAGGCTCTTCTGAGGAGCTGAACGACGAGGAGGAAGTGATGCCACCCGTTCCGGGAATCGCTGGGCCCGGGGCGTGA